The Streptomyces sp. NBC_00569 genomic sequence GCGCCGAGGAGCGTGGCACCGACGGCCCCGAACAAGGGGAAGACGCTGACGGTCCGTTCGAGCGTCGGCGGTACCGCTCCGAGTTCGACGAAGCGGTGATACAGCCACCCTCCGAGCGGAAGCCCGGCGAGGGAGCCGAGGACACCCGCGGCAGCTCCGACGATGAGCGCCTCACGGCCCAGGAGCTTGCGGATCTGCCCGGGCGTGGCCGCGATGGCACGCAGCAGGGCGAGTTCGCGGTGGCGTTGCTGAACGGAGAGCGCGAAGGTGCCGACGACGACGAGGACCGCGACGAGAAGGGAGGTGCCGCCCATCGCGCCGCCCATGCTGACGAGCTTGACACGAGCACCCGCTGCGTCGAGGAACTCGACAGGGCCACGGGCGTCGCCGGTGGCGACCTGGGCGGTCGTGCCGTCGAGCACCCTGGCGACGGCACGCGCCAGCTCTGCCGGCTTCTGGCCGGGGGCGGGGATGACGCCGAGGGCGGTGACCTGGCCGGGGTGGTCGGCGAGGCGGCGGGCCTCCGAAGGGGTGAAGAACAGGGAGGTCTGGTGGGTCACTGACGCATGCCCGGCGGGCGCGGCGATCCCGGTGACGCGGTAGGTGCGCGGCGCTTGGGTGGACTGGACGGTCAGGCTGTCTCCGGGCGTCAGGTGGGCACGGTCCGCCAGGTCCCGGTCCACTACGAGGTCTTGGGGCTCGGCGGGTGGGGTCCCGGCGGTCAGGGCGTAGGGGGTCAGCGCGGCGGAGTCCCAGGCGTGGCCGTACGCGGGCCTGTCGGGCGCGGCGGCTCCCGGCGCCAAGGCCTGGGCCAGGAAGGTGAGTTCGGGGACGACCCGCTCGACGCCCGGGAGGTCGCGGATCCGTCCCGCGGTGCCCTCGGGCAACCAGGCCCGCTCGGCGATGGGTTTGGCCTTGTGCTTGACCTTGGTCTTGCCCTTCTTGTGCTTGACCGTGGTCCGGTGGACGTTCTGGTCGGCGGAGACGACCACGGGGGCGGCCGCGTACCGCTCGGTGCGGATGGTGCCGCGCAGGCCGGTCTCCAGAAGAGTGCCGCAGGCCGTGATGAGGGCGGCCGCGCACATGAGGGCGAGAAAGGCACCGAGGAACCCCCCTTTGCGGTCCCGGACGGTGTGCAGTGCGTAGCGCAGCATCATGGCGTATCCGTCTCTGTGGTGGTGCGGGAGGCCGGGATTCCCTCGGCCGAAGCCTGACTTTTGTCGGCGGGAGCGGCTCGGTGGGCCGGGGCGTCCCCGGCGGAGACCTGGCGCGCGTGGGCGTCGTCGGCGGGAGCTCGGCGCGCCGGAGCGTGATGTACCGGGGCATCGCCGACCGGAACCTGGCGCGCCGGAGCGTGATGCGCCTGGGCGTCGTCGACGGGAGCTCGGCGCGCCGGAGCGTGATGTACCGGGGCATCGCCGACCGGAACCTGGCGCGCCGGAGCGTGATGCGCCTGGGCATCGTCGACGGGAGCTCGGCGCGCCGGAGCGTGATGTACCGGGGCATCGCCGACCGGAACCTGGCGCGCCGGAGCCTGGTGCGCCCTGACATCGCCGACGGTCACCTGGCGCACGGAAGCCGGGCGCACCGAGGCATCGCCGACCGGAACCTGGTGCACCGTGGCATCACCGGCGGCAGCTCGGTGCGCCGGAGCCTGACCTGCCGGGGCATCACCGGCCGCAGCTCGGTGCGCCGAGGCCTGGTGCACCGAGGCGTCGCCCGCACGGGTGCCGTCGGCGCAGGTGTCATCCGCGCGGGTGCCGTCGGCGCGGGTCGGTGCCGGGAAGGCGAGCAGGCGGGTCAGGA encodes the following:
- a CDS encoding helix-turn-helix domain-containing protein, coding for MTPEPGSAAPAGGQELSDLSALKALAQPRRQQILQHLTLHGPATSAMLARDLGLNTGATSYHLRELARYGFAEESSTQGRSVGGRERWWRAVPGDRRFPPRSRQNIETRLVMDELNHLSYAADLELFEQLQRQGQDLGEWADAFPYSRGTIRLTLPELRTFFEEFIALLNRYTRPDSETPDGARTVLTRLLAFPAPTRADGTRADDTCADGTRAGDASVHQASAHRAAAGDAPAGQAPAHRAAAGDATVHQVPVGDASVRPASVRQVTVGDVRAHQAPARQVPVGDAPVHHAPARRAPVDDAQAHHAPARQVPVGDAPVHHAPARRAPVDDAQAHHAPARQVPVGDAPVHHAPARRAPADDAHARQVSAGDAPAHRAAPADKSQASAEGIPASRTTTETDTP